Proteins found in one Herbiconiux sp. A18JL235 genomic segment:
- a CDS encoding ABC transporter ATP-binding protein → MPHDDILRVDDLRIRTDAGTGLVHGVSFSVPRGGTLGIVGESGSGKSLTCRAVLGILPPGLHTSSGSVVFDGQEVTQLGYREWQALRGTRISAVFQDPASYLNPSLTVGRQLAEVLRVKTGLGRRAAHQRAVELFAGMGLREPAHVYHQYPFELSGGMLQRVLIAIALAAEPELLIADEATTALDVTVQAEVLDLLDDLRRERSLTLVLVSHDLAVVAQVCEHVVVMRDGAIVEAGPTDEVLRRPAHDYTRSLIEHHAAYGIERFLEEGDWHVRA, encoded by the coding sequence ATGCCGCATGACGACATCCTGCGCGTCGACGACCTCCGCATCCGCACGGATGCGGGCACCGGGCTGGTGCACGGGGTCTCGTTCTCGGTGCCCCGGGGCGGCACCCTCGGCATCGTCGGCGAGTCGGGAAGCGGCAAGTCGCTGACCTGCCGTGCCGTGCTGGGCATCCTCCCGCCCGGACTCCACACCAGCTCGGGCTCCGTCGTCTTCGACGGCCAGGAGGTCACGCAGCTCGGCTACCGCGAGTGGCAGGCGCTGCGCGGCACGCGCATCTCGGCGGTGTTCCAAGACCCCGCGTCGTACCTCAACCCCTCGCTCACCGTCGGCAGGCAGCTCGCCGAGGTGCTCAGGGTGAAGACGGGCCTCGGACGACGTGCAGCGCACCAGCGGGCCGTCGAGCTGTTCGCCGGCATGGGCCTCCGTGAGCCCGCCCACGTGTACCACCAGTACCCGTTCGAGCTCTCGGGCGGCATGCTGCAGCGCGTGCTGATCGCCATCGCCCTCGCCGCCGAGCCCGAACTGCTCATCGCCGACGAGGCGACGACGGCGCTCGATGTGACGGTGCAGGCCGAGGTGCTCGACCTGCTCGACGACCTCAGGCGCGAACGATCGCTCACCCTCGTGCTGGTCTCGCACGACCTCGCCGTGGTGGCTCAGGTGTGCGAGCACGTCGTCGTGATGAGGGACGGCGCGATCGTCGAGGCCGGCCCCACCGACGAGGTGCTGCGCCGGCCCGCCCACGACTACACCAGGTCGCTCATCGAGCACCACGCCGCCTACGGCATCGAACGCTTCCTCGAGGAGGGTGACTGGCATGTCCGAGCGTGA
- a CDS encoding ABC transporter ATP-binding protein, with product MSERDRGRALLSVDGVDVSYGRGKAERRVLKGVSLEVAPGEAVGLIGETGSGKTTLARTVLGLTRLSSGSVRFDGAAISGLRGRALRELRRSGALQYVFQDPLLSLDPDVTVGDSIAEGLRLRGGLDRDAVDAAVGRALVAVGLDEALLHRLPAQLSGGQRQRVVIARALAVEPRLLLLDEPVSALDAANRIQVLDLLRRLGRENGIAQLFISHDLGSVAGITDRIAVLYRGEIVETGPTGEVIARPRHPYTRLLIGSATTLAGGGVDRETRGRLRRELAADSSPGS from the coding sequence ATGTCCGAGCGTGACCGAGGCAGGGCTCTGCTGTCTGTCGACGGCGTCGACGTCTCGTACGGCCGCGGGAAGGCCGAGCGACGGGTGCTGAAGGGTGTGTCGCTCGAGGTCGCTCCTGGCGAGGCCGTGGGGCTCATCGGCGAGACCGGCTCGGGCAAGACGACGCTCGCGCGCACGGTTCTCGGGCTCACCCGCCTCAGCTCGGGGTCGGTGCGCTTCGACGGGGCGGCGATCTCGGGGCTCCGCGGCCGGGCGCTCCGCGAGCTCCGCCGATCGGGGGCCCTGCAGTACGTCTTCCAAGACCCGCTGCTGAGCCTCGACCCCGATGTGACGGTGGGTGATTCGATCGCCGAGGGGCTGCGCCTTCGCGGCGGTCTCGATCGCGACGCCGTCGACGCGGCGGTGGGCCGCGCACTCGTGGCGGTGGGCCTCGACGAGGCGCTCCTGCACAGGCTCCCCGCGCAGCTCTCGGGCGGCCAGCGTCAGCGGGTCGTCATCGCCCGGGCGCTCGCCGTCGAGCCCCGGCTGCTGCTGCTCGACGAACCGGTGAGCGCTCTGGATGCCGCCAACCGCATCCAGGTGCTCGACCTGCTGCGGCGGCTGGGTCGCGAGAACGGCATCGCGCAGCTGTTCATCTCGCACGATCTCGGCTCGGTCGCCGGCATCACCGACCGCATCGCCGTGCTGTACCGCGGCGAGATCGTCGAGACCGGGCCCACCGGCGAGGTGATCGCGCGTCCGCGCCACCCGTACACGCGCCTGCTCATCGGGTCGGCGACGACCCTCGCCGGGGGCGGCGTCGACCGCGAGACCAGGGGGCGGCTTCGCCGGGAGCTGGCGGCCGACTCGTCGCCCGGCTCTTGA